A genomic window from Triticum urartu cultivar G1812 chromosome 7, Tu2.1, whole genome shotgun sequence includes:
- the LOC125522571 gene encoding multiple myeloma tumor-associated protein 2 homolog yields the protein MYHPTRGGVRGGRDQFKWDDVKVDKHRENYLGHSVKAPVGRWQKGKDLLWYTRDKQSDSEDAMKEEIRRVKEEEEQAMREALGLAPKRSSRPKGNRLDKHEYAELIKRGSTAEDLGAGHAEAAQVQGLGLYKAPHNEEEPSSLSPDPPGTEPEQVDFAPATKQEDSEGDRRGKRRREERRGDREKERRREKHYEGKERKRDKYESRHDSEDREKRHRKDKQKRRHDSD from the exons ATGTACCATCCCACGAGAGGCGGCGTCCGCGGCGGGCGAGATC AATTCAAATGGGATGATGTGAAGGTTGACAAGCACCGGGAGAATTACCTTGGTCATAGTGTTAAGGCTCCTGTTGGTAGATGGCAGAAAG GGAAGGACTTGTTGTGGTATACAAGGGATAAGCAATCTGACTCAGAAGACGCTATGAAGGAAGAAATTAGGAGAGTGAAAGAGGAGGAGGAACAGGCCATGCGCGAGGCACTTGGCTTAGCTCCCAAGCGTAGCAGTCGACCAAAGGGCAATCGTTTAGATAAGCATGAATACGCTGAGCTAATAAAGAGGGGATCTACCGCAGAGGATTTGGGAGCCGGCCATGCTGAAGCAGCACAAGTGCAAGGATTAGGTTTATACAA GGCTCCTCACAACGAGGAAGAACCAAGCTCTCTTAGTCCTGACCCTCCTGGAACGGAGCCTGAGCAGGTTGACTTTGCACCTGCAACGAAGCAGGAAGATTCTGAAGGTGATAGGAGGGGGAAAAGGCGGCGCGAAGAGAGGAGAGGGGACAGAGAAAAAGAGCGGAGGCGTGAAAAGCACTATGAGGGAAAAGAGAGGAAGCGAGACAAGTATGAGAGTAGACACGACTCGGAGGACAGGGAGAAGCGCCACCGCAAGGATAAGCAGAAGAGGAGGCATGATTCTGATTAA